In Rhodococcus sp. OK302, one genomic interval encodes:
- a CDS encoding esterase/lipase family protein yields the protein MTVVTRSAGLVFSMAAALAVAVPSVAGAVTPTVVGPPQTTRHAATGYAEGHPDLAPAGSNNFDCKPSAAHPRPVLLAHGTDTQAYTDWAAVAPALAADGYCVFALNYGKDSEKDTYGVGDIVSSAGEFSAFVDQVRSATGADRVDVVGYSQGATVTRYYINKLGGSQFVDQWVGLASPSYGGVMFGLVPIIRAIPGADEFVRDTFSVAVSEQMEGSDLLRSLNDGGDTVPGVHYTTIGSRVDEMIQPSSNIALRGPGAENIVLQDVCPQNLTGHFRMPYDPYVIDIIRTSLDPTAERHASCTAVPLGADILQVVIDSNS from the coding sequence ATGACGGTTGTGACCAGGTCCGCGGGACTGGTGTTTTCGATGGCGGCCGCACTTGCGGTGGCAGTGCCCAGTGTCGCGGGTGCCGTCACTCCGACGGTGGTCGGGCCACCGCAGACTACCCGTCACGCGGCCACCGGATATGCCGAGGGACATCCGGATTTGGCCCCGGCGGGGTCCAACAATTTCGACTGCAAGCCCAGTGCTGCGCATCCGCGGCCGGTACTTCTCGCGCACGGAACCGATACGCAGGCCTACACCGATTGGGCGGCCGTTGCACCGGCACTCGCGGCTGACGGGTACTGCGTCTTCGCGCTCAACTACGGCAAAGATTCTGAAAAAGATACCTACGGCGTCGGCGATATCGTCTCCAGCGCCGGTGAATTCAGTGCATTCGTTGATCAGGTGCGATCAGCGACCGGGGCTGATCGCGTCGACGTCGTCGGGTATTCGCAAGGCGCAACCGTGACTCGGTACTACATCAACAAGCTCGGTGGATCACAGTTCGTCGACCAGTGGGTCGGGCTGGCGTCGCCCTCGTATGGGGGCGTGATGTTCGGACTCGTACCGATCATTCGTGCGATCCCTGGCGCCGACGAGTTTGTCCGGGACACCTTTTCCGTCGCTGTCAGTGAACAGATGGAGGGATCCGATCTGCTGCGCAGCCTCAACGACGGCGGTGACACGGTGCCGGGGGTGCATTACACCACCATCGGTTCGCGGGTCGACGAGATGATTCAGCCGTCCAGCAACATCGCCTTGCGGGGTCCCGGAGCGGAGAACATCGTCCTCCAGGACGTGTGCCCCCAGAACCTGACCGGTCACTTCCGGATGCCCTACGACCCGTACGTGATCGACATCATTCGTACGTCACTCGATCCGACTGCCGAGCGGCACGCATCATGCACGGCCGTACCGCTCGGCGCGGATATTCTGCAGGTGGTCATCGACTCGAACTCCTGA